One genomic region from Campylobacter sp. RM5004 encodes:
- a CDS encoding aryl-sulfate sulfotransferase has protein sequence MKKFLSLFAAAAILSTSAYAIGGASGAKTDYTKQGKIGEVVMNPYKIAPLTAVIKNGGYKLSDVSVEIVPKENGVPLKYKVANKFLLTHGGIPVFGLYPDYYNTVKVSYTKEANGKSERIENEVYEMYASAVYVEPNGLKFQKSALFSEAKITKVDPEFKDRLYFVNNITEKSGAGSNVVWNNPTGGALEWNYYPQNFIIDTAGDVRWYMFANPIYDFEQQYKAGVMMGFKQDTDGALVWGYGQRYAKYDIMGREIFNRRLPANYVDYSHQLDVAANGNYFLRVASANTLRPDGKNVRTVRDVIVEIDRDGNVVDDWRLYEILDPYRDIALKVLDQGAVCLNIDANKAGQTLSAEELAKLDSSDKFGDIVGTGAGRNWAHVNSVSYDKFDDSIIISSRHQNAIVKIGRDKKIKWILGAHKGWKDEFRKYLLQPVDNKGKKIVCEDDYSKCPGYENDEGGFDFTWTQHTAYIINEMSKKGITYITVFDNGDSRGMEQPAFATLKYSRAVVYKIDEKKMSVEQVWEYGKQRGHEWYSPVTSLTKYNADKNSIFTYSATAGANFDLANGAFTSAPSPYLMEFKYGSTTPSVEIQLKDTTGYQAWPFDLNEALSK, from the coding sequence ATGAAAAAATTTTTAAGTTTATTTGCAGCTGCTGCAATTCTTTCAACAAGTGCTTATGCAATAGGTGGTGCTAGTGGAGCAAAAACTGATTATACAAAACAAGGCAAAATAGGTGAGGTTGTAATGAACCCTTATAAAATCGCACCTCTTACTGCAGTAATTAAAAATGGTGGATATAAATTAAGTGATGTTAGTGTTGAAATTGTTCCTAAGGAAAACGGAGTGCCTTTAAAATATAAAGTGGCTAATAAGTTTTTATTAACTCATGGTGGTATTCCTGTATTTGGACTTTATCCTGATTATTACAATACTGTAAAAGTTAGCTATACAAAAGAAGCAAACGGCAAAAGCGAAAGAATAGAAAATGAAGTATATGAAATGTATGCTAGTGCTGTTTATGTAGAGCCTAATGGACTAAAGTTTCAAAAATCAGCTTTATTTAGTGAAGCAAAGATTACTAAGGTAGATCCTGAGTTTAAAGATAGGCTTTATTTTGTAAATAATATTACAGAAAAAAGTGGAGCAGGCTCAAATGTAGTTTGGAATAATCCTACCGGTGGTGCTTTAGAATGGAATTATTATCCACAAAATTTCATAATAGATACAGCAGGTGATGTTCGCTGGTATATGTTCGCAAATCCTATTTATGATTTTGAACAACAATATAAAGCTGGTGTTATGATGGGCTTTAAGCAAGATACTGATGGTGCTTTAGTTTGGGGTTATGGTCAAAGATACGCAAAATACGATATTATGGGAAGAGAGATTTTCAATCGTCGTTTGCCTGCTAATTATGTTGATTACTCACATCAATTAGATGTAGCTGCTAATGGTAATTATTTTTTAAGGGTTGCTAGTGCAAATACCCTTCGCCCTGATGGTAAAAATGTTAGAACTGTAAGAGATGTTATCGTAGAGATTGATAGAGATGGTAACGTTGTTGATGATTGGAGATTATACGAAATACTTGATCCATATAGAGATATAGCTTTAAAAGTTCTTGATCAAGGTGCAGTTTGTTTAAATATTGATGCAAATAAAGCAGGTCAAACTTTAAGTGCTGAAGAATTAGCTAAGCTTGATAGTAGCGATAAGTTTGGAGATATTGTAGGAACTGGAGCAGGTAGAAACTGGGCTCATGTAAATAGCGTTAGTTATGATAAATTTGATGATAGCATTATAATTTCATCACGCCATCAAAATGCTATTGTAAAAATTGGTCGTGATAAAAAAATCAAATGGATTTTAGGCGCTCATAAAGGTTGGAAAGATGAGTTTAGAAAGTATTTATTACAACCTGTTGATAATAAAGGTAAAAAAATAGTTTGTGAAGATGATTATAGCAAATGCCCAGGATATGAAAATGATGAAGGCGGATTTGACTTTACATGGACACAACATACAGCTTATATAATTAATGAAATGAGCAAAAAAGGCATTACTTATATTACGGTATTTGATAATGGAGATAGCCGTGGTATGGAACAACCTGCATTTGCTACGCTAAAGTATTCTCGTGCTGTTGTTTATAAAATAGATGAGAAAAAAATGAGTGTAGAGCAAGTTTGGGAATATGGTAAGCAAAGAGGGCATGAGTGGTATAGTCCTGTAACATCTTTAACAAAATACAATGCTGATAAAAACTCAATTTTTACTTATTCGGCTACTGCAGGAGCTAATTTTGATTTAGCAAATGGTGCATTTACTTCTGCTCCAAGTCCTTATTTAATGGAGTTTAAGTATGGTTCAACAACTCCAAGTGTTGAAATTCAGTTAAAAGATACTACCGGTTATCAAGCTTGGCCTTTTGATTTAAACGAGGCTTTGAGTAAGTAA